One Cellulosilyticum sp. I15G10I2 genomic window, TTGGGCAGCAAGGCTATGGGTATAATGTAGATTATCTGCATCAAGAAATTAGCAAGATTTTAGGCTTAGACCAAAATTATAAAATGATTGTTGTAGGAGTAGGTAATCTAGGACAAGCACTGGCTAATTATAATTCATTTGAAAGAAGAGGGTTTAAATTAGTTGGACTGTTTGATGTCAATCCGAGGCTGATTGGTATGAGTATCAGAGGCCTTGAAGTGTATGATATTGATAAGATGGAAATGTTTGTGAAAGAAAATGATGTTGATATAGCGATACTTACTCTTCCTAAAATAAGAGTCAAACAAGTAGCAGAAAACTTAGCAAAATGGGGTATCAAGGGACTTTGGAACTTCTCGGCAGTTGATTTGGTTTTGCCAGAAGGCGTACAAGTTGAAAATGTTCATTTGTCACATAGCTTGATGACTCTTGCTTATAAAATTAAGGATGATGAAGAAGAGAGCTAAACGCTTGATAGTCAATGATTTGATGAAAATGCTAATCTTAAAATTGAATCTAAAATAGTTAAAATGTACATCTATCTCGTTAATAAAATATGAGTTGTTAGGTGTACATTTTGCGTTCATCTAACAATTATGAAAGGTGAGTTAGATGACTACTAAAAGAAAAATTGAAATCAAAGGTAATAAGGCAAGAACTCTGAAAGATGCAAGAGAAGAATTTATGAACTATAATAGGGTTAGAAGGTTAGCTGAGGCTACAATGAGTATGTATGAGGAGAATTTAAATCATTTTTTTACGATTATTCCTTCAGATACTTTATGTAAAGAATTTACTTATAATCAAGTACAAGAATATTTAATGGTATTAAATGATAGGTATACAAATGTAATAACAATTACA contains:
- a CDS encoding redox-sensing transcriptional repressor Rex, producing MAEERKISMAVIRRLPRYYRYLGELLEKGVDKISSRELSEKMNVTASQIRQDLNNFGGFGQQGYGYNVDYLHQEISKILGLDQNYKMIVVGVGNLGQALANYNSFERRGFKLVGLFDVNPRLIGMSIRGLEVYDIDKMEMFVKENDVDIAILTLPKIRVKQVAENLAKWGIKGLWNFSAVDLVLPEGVQVENVHLSHSLMTLAYKIKDDEEES